TAGTAGAGATAAACATTGCTTGATTTTCCTATGTAAGTTCCTGCAAACTCTACTTTAAGATCAAGATTAATAGTTTTCGTTTCTTCTGCATTGAAATGTTCCCAATACAGCACCAGATAATTATCAAAGATTTCATAGTAAGAAACCTGCTTTTTATCTATCAGATCTTTCAATAAAGCATTTTGAAGAGTCAACCCCGCAGGAATACCAATTTTTGCGATGGTCATGGGTAACTGGCCATTTATTTTATTTTTAATGGTAACAGTCATTCTCCTGGTCTCTCCTACTTTGGACGCTCCGGGTTTTAGCTTTGTATCCATGATAAGAGGAATATCCTTACTTTCAGGTGCCTGTAATGTATAATATTGATATTCCAGTTTATAAGGTAGTCCATTTTTAGTGGGATAGTGAATATTGATTGTGTTTTCACCCGCTTTGTATGCTGATGAAAGGCTTATTAGAGGTGAAGTATTGGCCTTATTGATTGTGATAACCGGTTTTTCAACACCAAATAACTTTTCATTTCTAGAGAAAAATTCGGACAGTGCCTGTACTGCTAATGTTGTTGCATGAGTAGAACCAAATCCATAATATCCATTGAAACTGATTAATTGATCTGTAGCTTCTGCTATTTTCAACTGGTTGAGTTTTTCATCTTTCTGAAGTGCCATGATATATAATGAAAGGGTTTCGGCATCGGCTGATATTCCCCATGAGCCCGTAAAAGTGATTTGGGATTTTATTTTCTTTGATTCATATTGCTGATCAAGAATCTTCATCAAATCATCATATTCTGCCTGCTTACCTAAATGAGCTGCTGCATTGGCAAGCAACGCCAGCTGATAGGAGTCTTTTGTGACTAAAGCTCTTTTCATCATCACTTCAAAGGAATCTTCAATTTCATTTTTGAGGCCCAGTTTGGATAAAGCATAGACAACGTACATATTTCTCGACCAGGAATATTCGGAAAATTCTTTTTTGGATTCATAACCTCTTCTCACCTCAAACAGCCCATTTCCATTTTTTCTGGATAAAATAAATGAGGAAAGACCTTGAATGAGCTTAGCGTCTGGATTTACATACTTTTTTAAATCCGTAAATTCTAATAATGCAAATGCTGAAAGTGACACATCCGATTCTTCGCTGTTGAAATACCCGAATCCTCCATCTTTATTTTTATAGCTCAACATTTTCTGGAAGCCTTTTTTCATATTTTTAATGACTTCATTCTCTGTTGCTGTATTTATTTTTTTACTTGATTTCAAATAATCCAGAATAAAAATATTAGGATACACCGTTGAGGAAAGCTGTTCAAAGCATCCATAAGGCTCTTTTTTCAATTGTTCCAGATTGTCAAACAATTGCAAAGCAGTGCTTTCAAATACGTAATATGAGGAAAATAAACTTCCATTGATATACTCCGGAATATTGATTTTTATCTCTTCTGTTTTGTTATTGATAATAGAAAACTGATGGGGAAATCCTTTTTCTTCAACTTTAAACGGAAGGATCATTGTTTCTCTGAAATCTCCGGATCTTATGGTAAACTGAATATGGGAATCTATGATTTCATCGGTCTGTATTTTTACAAATAACCTTCCTGATTCCAGTGGTTTCAGGGTAATCAAACTGTCAGACTGCAGCAGTCTTACATAATTGGGAACAATCACATCCATGGTCATTTTCCTGATTTCAGAGGAATTATTTTTAATAACAACAGGAATGGTCATCTGATCGGTTCTCGTCAGGTATTGTGGGATTTTACTGTCTATTGAAATGAGACTCTGAGCAGCATAAGTTGTTTCATCTCTCCCAACAAGTCCTGACGCAGCAATTCCTTCTGTCATAATTCTAAAGGTAGAATTGGCATCTGAATTATAAAATTCCACTTTTGCCTTTCCGTTTTTATCGGTTTCTACTACAGGATTCCAGTAAAGAGCTTCTCTATAATCAAAACGGTAAGAGGTATTGGTGGTCTTATATTCAGGATACACAAATTCTCTTGATCCTGCATATGAAATAAGTCGTCCATAAGGCAGCGCTTCTATGGCAAGATAGGATTTTGGGGTAATATCAAATCTGATTTTTGAGCTGCTGTTTTTATAGGAGTTTACAATCACCACTCCATTTGCAGCCCTGCTTCCATAAATAGCAGTCGCTGCAGCATCTTTGAGAACAGTGATGCTATTGATATCATTCGGGTTGATGGTAGTATTGAAATTTTCTACAGGAGCACCATCAATAATGAATAATGGACTCTTATTGGTCATAGAGACGGATCCTCTGATATGGATCTGTCCTCCCGTTCCCGGCTGTCCGGTACTTATGACGAGTCCTGCGACTTTCCCGTTCAACAAAGAAGCTACATTAGGGTTTTGAATCTCCGTAGTAGATGTTATTGTAGTCGACGACATGGTATTACTCTTCTTCGCCATTGAATTATACCCTAATACAATAACTTCTTCAAGGCTTTTACTCATAACAGTATCTTTTCTGAAATGACCAGAATTACTCAGCGGGCTGGTATTGTTCTTGTTTTCTTTTAATGCTTTTTCTTTTTTTTCAGCTTCTTTTACAATTTCTTCTACATCTATATGGGAAATATTTTGCTTTGTTAAAGGATTAATATCCAGGTTATAAGACAAAATCCTGATTTTCACCAGATGCTTAGGCTGAAAAGATTTGGCAATAATTTTATGTTCATTGCCTGCATTCAGATCTGAAAAATAGAACTTCCCATTTTCAGAGACCGTCTGTTTAAGGATTTTTCTCCCACTTGTATCCAACAGAAAAACCTCTGCTTTTACTGGTTTTTTATTCTCATCTTCTACAATTCCATAGATTGAGTTTTTCTTTTCAGGAAGGTATTTGTATTTATTGGTTTTTAAAACCTCAGGGATGAGTTCGAAGTATCTGTAGCCATTTGTAAGCATGACAAGATCTAAGCTTTTATCGGCTTTTTCTTCTTTTTTATCGAAATAAAACTGGGGTTTTTCAATTTTCCCTCTCAACTCAGAGTCCATCAGAAGCCAGGAAACGATGTGATTCTGTTTGTCATCGGAATAGGTCCATAACTTATCATCCACCACACTCAATCCAAGGTTAGCCGGAATCGGGCTATTGTTTTCATCGGTTGTTTCAATATTCAGGATCACTTTTTCCCTGGGCAGATAATGTTGTTTTACAGGGTTAACCTTTATATTCAGCTGGTTCACTTTATTGGTAAAAACAATACGCTCGGCAATAGGAAGAGTATGGTCAAGAACCGTAAATCTGCAGATTCCCACAGGAAATTTTTTCTCATCAATTTCAAATGAATTGCTTCCATTTTTTAGGGTAAGAGTTTTAGAATATATTTCTTTTCCGCGGAAACTTCCCTGAAGAGTAATCGTTTTTTCCTGAGTTGAAGTGATGGTAAAATTCAGTTTTTTATTTTCATTTTGAATATTTAAAACCAATCCGTCATTCTTTGCTTCAGGAAAATTAAAAGTCTGGTTTATATTTTCCGGTTTACTCACTTTTGCATAGTAAGATTCTCCCTTTTTAGGAGTAAAATGGAAGCTTCCCATCCCGAAATTGTAGGCTGAAATTTCTTTTATCTTTTCATGATTCTGATTGTAAACAGCCAGGACAGCATCTACAGGTTTTTCAAATTCATCGAGAATTTTAAAGGCTATATTTTGTTCTATTCCATTGATAAAAGTTCCTCCTTCAGGTAAAAATTTCACATCAAGATTATTCAGAACAATTGGGATATTCCTGGAAATAGATTCTGTAAATCCATCAAAATTCACTTTAATATTCAACAGTGCATCAGAGGATTTCAACACTTCAGGAAGCGTAAAGGTTACTATTTTCTTGCCTTCTTTATCGGTGATCAGTTTCCCTTCTGAAACGGTTTCCCCATTGTGCATTACGGTATAATCTGCTTCATAAAAAGGAATGGGAA
This region of Chryseobacterium culicis genomic DNA includes:
- a CDS encoding TonB-dependent receptor plug domain-containing protein; its protein translation is MNFKFISNYIILLSLLFSTFSVKAQQSFQDFEKEKTYIQTNHVFYKPGEEMYFKIYVVKGAHNLPVEQSRVVNFEMVDPAGSILKKMKYEITNGYAQGYFYFDEDMKGGIYKIRAFTNWMQNEEVKNTFEKEITLQKIVSPRILMKLDFPKKGYGPGDEVTADFSMRSLSNLPIPFYEADYTVMHNGETVSEGKLITDKEGKKIVTFTLPEVLKSSDALLNIKVNFDGFTESISRNIPIVLNNLDVKFLPEGGTFINGIEQNIAFKILDEFEKPVDAVLAVYNQNHEKIKEISAYNFGMGSFHFTPKKGESYYAKVSKPENINQTFNFPEAKNDGLVLNIQNENKKLNFTITSTQEKTITLQGSFRGKEIYSKTLTLKNGSNSFEIDEKKFPVGICRFTVLDHTLPIAERIVFTNKVNQLNIKVNPVKQHYLPREKVILNIETTDENNSPIPANLGLSVVDDKLWTYSDDKQNHIVSWLLMDSELRGKIEKPQFYFDKKEEKADKSLDLVMLTNGYRYFELIPEVLKTNKYKYLPEKKNSIYGIVEDENKKPVKAEVFLLDTSGRKILKQTVSENGKFYFSDLNAGNEHKIIAKSFQPKHLVKIRILSYNLDINPLTKQNISHIDVEEIVKEAEKKEKALKENKNNTSPLSNSGHFRKDTVMSKSLEEVIVLGYNSMAKKSNTMSSTTITSTTEIQNPNVASLLNGKVAGLVISTGQPGTGGQIHIRGSVSMTNKSPLFIIDGAPVENFNTTINPNDINSITVLKDAAATAIYGSRAANGVVIVNSYKNSSSKIRFDITPKSYLAIEALPYGRLISYAGSREFVYPEYKTTNTSYRFDYREALYWNPVVETDKNGKAKVEFYNSDANSTFRIMTEGIAASGLVGRDETTYAAQSLISIDSKIPQYLTRTDQMTIPVVIKNNSSEIRKMTMDVIVPNYVRLLQSDSLITLKPLESGRLFVKIQTDEIIDSHIQFTIRSGDFRETMILPFKVEEKGFPHQFSIINNKTEEIKINIPEYINGSLFSSYYVFESTALQLFDNLEQLKKEPYGCFEQLSSTVYPNIFILDYLKSSKKINTATENEVIKNMKKGFQKMLSYKNKDGGFGYFNSEESDVSLSAFALLEFTDLKKYVNPDAKLIQGLSSFILSRKNGNGLFEVRRGYESKKEFSEYSWSRNMYVVYALSKLGLKNEIEDSFEVMMKRALVTKDSYQLALLANAAAHLGKQAEYDDLMKILDQQYESKKIKSQITFTGSWGISADAETLSLYIMALQKDEKLNQLKIAEATDQLISFNGYYGFGSTHATTLAVQALSEFFSRNEKLFGVEKPVITINKANTSPLISLSSAYKAGENTINIHYPTKNGLPYKLEYQYYTLQAPESKDIPLIMDTKLKPGASKVGETRRMTVTIKNKINGQLPMTIAKIGIPAGLTLQNALLKDLIDKKQVSYYEIFDNYLVLYWEHFNAEETKTINLDLKVEFAGTYIGKSSNVYLYYMPEAKYWNQGITTTIEP